The Streptomyces phaeolivaceus genome has a window encoding:
- a CDS encoding response regulator transcription factor, with protein sequence MLVVEDEPSITDVLAIALRYHRFEVMTAGTVREALALAERTRPDAALLDVMLPDGDGRALGRELRTRRPELAIVYLTARDAPAEIVGALGFGDDYITKPFDIEVVVARLTAVLRRTRRTDVLPQRPPLRYGDLEPDETTYSVHRAGRTVELTPTEYALLRFLVRNGGRIVPKEQLLRHVWQYEHTPAESTVVETYIGYLRRKLDALGPPVITTRRGVGYGLA encoded by the coding sequence GTGCTCGTCGTCGAGGACGAGCCGAGCATCACGGACGTCCTCGCCATCGCCCTGCGCTACCACCGCTTCGAGGTGATGACGGCCGGTACGGTCCGTGAGGCGCTCGCGCTCGCCGAGCGCACCCGGCCGGACGCGGCCCTGCTGGACGTGATGCTCCCGGACGGCGACGGCCGCGCCCTGGGCCGTGAACTGCGCACCCGGCGGCCGGAGTTGGCGATCGTGTACCTGACCGCCCGGGACGCGCCCGCCGAGATCGTGGGCGCCCTCGGCTTCGGCGACGACTACATCACCAAGCCGTTCGACATCGAGGTGGTCGTCGCCCGGCTGACCGCCGTGCTGCGCCGCACCCGGCGTACGGACGTCCTCCCGCAGCGCCCGCCGCTGCGCTACGGCGACCTGGAGCCGGACGAGACGACGTACTCGGTGCACCGGGCGGGCCGCACGGTGGAGCTGACGCCCACCGAGTACGCGCTGCTGCGGTTCCTGGTGCGCAACGGCGGCCGGATCGTGCCGAAGGAGCAACTCCTGCGCCACGTATGGCAGTACGAGCACACGCCTGCCGAGTCGACCGTCGTCGAGACGTACATCGGCTATCTGCGGCGCAAGCTGGACGCGCTCGGCCCGCCGGTGATCACCACGCGCCGGGGTGTCGGATACGGGCTGGCATGA
- a CDS encoding Uma2 family endonuclease, whose protein sequence is MSTASVERPHGDRPLIAEANQVMDRLPGYRVEIIGGTIVVTPPANFAHARALSRLRSPFIAAGLGGGDSEVTEGVGLWLPGGAEDYAIPDLVVVDADIEDHLVENNCYDPIAFRLVLEVTSSNYQNDLRAKVTAYAQAKIPVYVIVNRQHQRLHVLTDPAGDTYASHRVHAPGETVTLPESIGAKVNLDVEVILKAGQTKAN, encoded by the coding sequence ATGTCCACAGCATCCGTCGAGCGGCCCCATGGAGACCGTCCGCTGATCGCGGAGGCGAACCAGGTCATGGACCGCCTTCCGGGGTATCGCGTCGAGATCATCGGAGGCACGATCGTCGTGACGCCGCCCGCCAACTTCGCCCACGCCCGTGCTCTGTCCAGGTTGCGGAGTCCATTCATCGCCGCAGGACTGGGGGGCGGGGATTCCGAGGTGACCGAGGGGGTCGGACTCTGGCTTCCGGGCGGTGCCGAGGACTACGCGATCCCCGACCTCGTGGTTGTCGACGCCGACATTGAAGATCACCTTGTCGAGAACAACTGCTACGACCCGATCGCCTTCCGTCTCGTTCTTGAGGTCACCTCCAGCAACTATCAAAACGACCTCCGCGCCAAGGTCACTGCGTATGCCCAAGCAAAGATCCCGGTCTACGTCATCGTCAACCGCCAGCACCAGCGTCTCCACGTTCTCACCGACCCCGCCGGGGACACGTACGCCAGCCACCGCGTACACGCCCCCGGCGAGACCGTCACCCTGCCCGAGTCCATCGGCGCCAAGGTCAACCTGGACGTCGAGGTGATCCTCAAGGCCGGTCAGACAAAAGCTAATTGA
- a CDS encoding succinate dehydrogenase iron-sulfur subunit produces MATPTLEKADAAGSPEPGFADSPYITVTFRVRRFNSEVSAEATWEDFQLEIDPKERVLDGLHKIKWDVDGTLTFRRSCAHGICGSDAMRINGKNRLACKTLIKDINPEKPITVEPIKGLTVLKDLVVDMEPFFQAYRDVMPFLITKDTNEPTRERFQTAEDRERFDDTTKCILCAACTSSCPVFWNDGQYFGPAAIVNAHRFIFDSRDEAGEQRLEILNDRDGVWRCRTTFNCTDACPRGIEVTKAIQEVKRALITRRF; encoded by the coding sequence ATGGCAACCCCGACCCTGGAGAAGGCGGACGCGGCAGGCAGCCCCGAGCCCGGCTTCGCCGACTCCCCGTACATCACGGTCACCTTCCGTGTCCGTCGCTTCAACTCCGAAGTCTCGGCCGAGGCGACCTGGGAAGACTTCCAGCTGGAGATCGACCCCAAGGAGCGCGTCCTCGACGGTCTGCACAAGATCAAGTGGGATGTGGACGGCACCCTGACCTTCCGCCGTTCCTGCGCCCACGGCATCTGCGGTTCGGACGCCATGCGGATCAACGGCAAGAACCGGCTGGCCTGCAAGACGCTGATCAAGGACATCAACCCCGAGAAGCCGATCACGGTCGAGCCCATCAAGGGCCTCACGGTCCTCAAGGACCTGGTCGTGGACATGGAGCCGTTCTTCCAGGCGTACCGGGACGTGATGCCCTTCCTGATCACGAAGGACACCAACGAGCCGACGCGGGAGCGTTTCCAGACCGCCGAGGACCGTGAGCGCTTCGACGACACCACCAAGTGCATCCTGTGCGCCGCGTGCACGTCCTCGTGCCCGGTGTTCTGGAACGACGGCCAGTACTTCGGTCCGGCCGCGATCGTCAACGCCCACCGCTTCATCTTCGACTCGCGCGACGAGGCCGGTGAGCAGCGGCTGGAGATCCTCAACGACCGTGACGGCGTGTGGCGTTGCCGTACGACGTTCAACTGCACGGACGCCTGCCCGCGCGGTATCGAGGTCACCAAGGCGATCCAGGAGGTGAAGCGGGCGCTCATCACGCGCCGCTTCTAG
- a CDS encoding DUF2752 domain-containing protein yields the protein MAERGLSTLRHPAAAPFAVAAAGLAGAAYLYGTDPHEPGRLLPQCPFRYVTGLLCPACGGTRMVYDLMHGQFTAAWHDNRVLLLAAPFALVLLGRWAVEGLRGRRWRPQLKPRTQALILGIAVTWTIVRNLH from the coding sequence GTGGCTGAGCGCGGCCTCAGCACCCTCCGGCATCCGGCGGCGGCACCCTTCGCGGTGGCCGCCGCCGGGCTGGCGGGCGCCGCGTACCTGTACGGCACCGACCCGCACGAACCCGGCCGACTGCTGCCCCAGTGCCCGTTCCGCTATGTCACGGGGCTGCTCTGCCCCGCCTGCGGTGGCACCCGCATGGTGTACGACCTGATGCACGGCCAGTTCACCGCCGCCTGGCACGACAACCGGGTGCTGCTGCTCGCCGCGCCCTTCGCGCTCGTCCTGCTCGGCCGCTGGGCCGTCGAGGGCCTGCGGGGCCGCCGCTGGCGCCCCCAACTGAAGCCCCGTACCCAGGCCTTGATCCTGGGCATCGCGGTGACGTGGACGATCGTCCGCAACCTTCACTGA
- a CDS encoding VOC family protein, whose product MSDNESHQLHESHQSHQSHESDELHESRELLGFDNVLLPVGDLGEAVSFYERAGFDVGFRLDEAGIAGLKVGKETPGLLLRLEEELRHRPPVWAAARVWLEVRDAREAARALAAAGVPALDAPFSVATGWTVEFADPWGNVIGLTDYSKRPELARTG is encoded by the coding sequence ATGTCAGACAATGAGTCACATCAGCTGCATGAGTCACATCAGTCGCATCAGTCGCACGAGTCGGATGAGCTGCATGAGTCGCGCGAGCTGCTCGGCTTCGACAACGTCCTGCTTCCCGTCGGTGATCTCGGTGAGGCCGTCTCCTTCTATGAGCGGGCCGGGTTCGATGTGGGGTTTCGGCTGGACGAGGCCGGGATCGCGGGGCTGAAGGTGGGCAAGGAGACGCCGGGGCTGCTGCTGCGGCTGGAGGAGGAGCTGCGGCATCGGCCGCCCGTGTGGGCGGCGGCTCGGGTGTGGCTTGAGGTGCGGGACGCCCGGGAGGCCGCGCGGGCGCTCGCGGCGGCGGGGGTGCCGGCCCTGGACGCGCCCTTCTCCGTCGCCACCGGGTGGACCGTCGAGTTCGCCGACCCCTGGGGCAACGTCATCGGGCTCACGGACTACAGCAAGCGGCCGGAGTTGGCCCGCACCGGATGA
- a CDS encoding thiol-disulfide oxidoreductase DCC family protein, translated as MTAEAGTDTTADTATTADTAGTAGTATADRGAERVPVRGLTVLYDAGCGLCAFLREWLGRQRQLVPLRFVAAGSEEAGRLFPSLDHGATLEEITIVGDGGQVYRGAAAWIVCLWALREHRPLAHRLSTPAGARLARTAVLTAAKWRGAHRQPGSGCGSGGAELTGWAYDRRYGWVYRPPGGCDTGTRATR; from the coding sequence ATGACCGCCGAGGCCGGGACGGACACCACGGCTGACACGGCCACCACGGCTGACACGGCCGGGACGGCCGGGACGGCCACCGCGGACCGGGGCGCCGAGCGCGTCCCGGTCCGCGGGCTCACCGTCCTGTACGACGCCGGGTGCGGACTGTGCGCCTTCCTGCGGGAGTGGCTCGGCAGACAGCGGCAGTTGGTGCCGCTGCGGTTCGTGGCGGCGGGGTCCGAGGAGGCCGGGCGGCTGTTTCCGTCGCTCGACCACGGGGCGACGCTGGAGGAGATCACGATCGTGGGGGACGGCGGACAGGTGTACCGGGGGGCCGCCGCCTGGATCGTGTGTCTGTGGGCGCTGCGCGAGCACCGGCCGCTCGCCCACCGGCTGAGCACCCCGGCGGGGGCCCGGCTCGCGCGCACCGCCGTCCTCACCGCCGCGAAGTGGCGGGGCGCCCACCGGCAGCCCGGCTCGGGGTGCGGGAGCGGCGGGGCCGAGCTGACGGGATGGGCGTACGACCGGCGGTACGGGTGGGTGTACCGGCCTCCCGGTGGCTGCGACACCGGTACCCGCGCGACTCGTTAG
- a CDS encoding MMPL family transporter — MVAQGDGEDVRDARLVLDDEHGGAGVGRDGTIAYAQVTFTEQANAVPKALIDDVIDTAQGAEQGGLQVELGGQAIARAQEASQGTSEAVGILAAAVVLFLAFGSLFAMLLPIVVAVAGVGTGMMATALLSHVTNIPDVAPLLGSLIGLGVGIDYALFIVTRHRRGILRGSKPEEAAVTALDTSGRAVLFAGGTVCIALAGMLVMNLRFLGGVVIATSLTVVLSVLAAVTLLPALLGVLGPRVLGRRQRRRLAVTGPEPELTSGLAARWSAYVERRPRSTAVLALVVMLILAIPVLSIRLGTSDQGNHRDTTTTRQAYDLLAEAFGPGFNGPLQVVVDGTDTDALVSRIESTRGVARVAAVPPANGVTVIQVVPTTSPQAEETDRLIDRLREDVVPASGVEAHVGGVTAVSKDFASVTGERLPYFIATIIALGFLLLMVAFRSLLVPLTAALMNLVAAAASFGVLVAVFQWGWGTELLGIGEEGPIAAFLPVIMLSLLFGLSMDYQVFLVSRMHEEWVHTKDNARAVRVGLAETSRVINCAALIMMCVFSAFVLSGELEAAMAGIGLAAAVALDAFILRTALVPAAMHLLGRANWWLPAGLERRLPHLAVEPAEERPAEERPSVRDPLLEGGGPASVIHGFVSTEDGEPVEGAEVTLLTRGGRQLDRVTSLADGSYIVAVPGPGPYLLATTSPSSASRARQVVVGEGPLVYDVELAGVAEGEVDAVN, encoded by the coding sequence GTGGTAGCGCAGGGCGATGGCGAGGACGTCCGTGATGCTCGGCTCGTCCTCGACGACGAGCACGGCGGCGCCGGCGTCGGCCGGGACGGGACGATCGCCTACGCCCAGGTGACCTTCACCGAGCAGGCGAACGCCGTGCCCAAGGCACTCATCGACGATGTCATCGACACCGCGCAGGGCGCCGAACAGGGCGGTCTTCAGGTCGAGTTGGGCGGCCAGGCGATCGCGCGGGCGCAGGAGGCCTCGCAGGGCACGTCCGAGGCGGTCGGCATCCTGGCGGCGGCGGTCGTCCTCTTCCTCGCCTTCGGCTCGCTCTTCGCGATGCTGCTGCCGATCGTCGTGGCGGTCGCCGGGGTCGGCACCGGCATGATGGCCACGGCCCTGCTGAGCCATGTCACGAACATCCCGGACGTGGCCCCGCTGCTCGGCTCGCTCATCGGCCTCGGCGTCGGCATCGACTACGCCCTGTTCATCGTCACCCGGCACCGGCGCGGCATCCTGCGCGGGTCGAAGCCGGAGGAGGCGGCCGTCACCGCGCTCGACACCTCCGGGCGCGCGGTGCTGTTCGCGGGCGGCACGGTCTGTATCGCGCTCGCCGGGATGCTGGTGATGAACCTCCGCTTCCTGGGCGGTGTCGTCATCGCGACCTCGCTGACCGTCGTACTGAGCGTCCTCGCGGCGGTCACCCTGTTGCCGGCCCTCCTCGGGGTGCTCGGCCCGCGTGTCCTCGGCCGCCGCCAGCGCCGGCGCCTCGCCGTCACCGGCCCCGAGCCGGAGTTGACGAGCGGCCTCGCGGCCCGCTGGTCCGCGTACGTCGAGCGCCGCCCGCGCTCCACGGCCGTCCTCGCCCTCGTCGTCATGCTGATCCTCGCGATCCCCGTCCTGTCGATCCGCCTCGGCACCTCCGACCAGGGCAACCACCGCGACACCACGACCACCCGCCAGGCCTACGACCTGCTCGCGGAGGCCTTCGGCCCCGGCTTCAACGGCCCCCTCCAGGTGGTCGTGGACGGCACCGACACCGACGCGCTGGTCTCGCGCATCGAGTCCACGCGGGGGGTGGCGCGGGTGGCCGCCGTACCGCCCGCGAACGGTGTGACGGTGATCCAGGTGGTCCCGACGACGTCCCCGCAGGCCGAGGAGACGGACCGCCTGATCGACCGGCTGCGCGAGGACGTCGTCCCGGCGTCCGGGGTGGAGGCCCATGTCGGCGGGGTGACGGCGGTGTCGAAGGACTTCGCGTCGGTGACGGGAGAACGCCTGCCCTACTTCATCGCCACGATCATCGCGCTGGGCTTTCTGCTTCTGATGGTCGCCTTCCGCTCCCTGCTGGTGCCGCTGACGGCCGCGCTGATGAACCTCGTCGCGGCGGCGGCGTCCTTCGGCGTGCTGGTGGCGGTCTTCCAATGGGGCTGGGGGACGGAACTCCTCGGCATCGGCGAGGAGGGCCCCATCGCGGCCTTCCTCCCCGTCATCATGCTCTCGCTCCTCTTCGGCCTCTCCATGGACTACCAGGTCTTCCTGGTCAGCCGGATGCACGAGGAGTGGGTCCACACCAAGGACAACGCCCGCGCGGTCCGCGTCGGTCTCGCCGAGACCAGCCGGGTCATCAACTGCGCGGCCCTGATCATGATGTGCGTCTTCAGCGCGTTCGTGCTGAGCGGCGAACTGGAGGCGGCGATGGCCGGTATCGGTCTGGCGGCGGCCGTCGCCCTGGACGCCTTCATCCTCCGTACGGCCCTGGTACCGGCCGCGATGCATCTGCTCGGCAGGGCGAACTGGTGGTTGCCGGCGGGCCTGGAGAGGCGATTGCCGCATCTGGCGGTGGAGCCGGCTGAGGAGCGCCCGGCTGAGGAGCGCCCGTCGGTGCGGGACCCGCTCCTGGAGGGCGGCGGCCCGGCCTCCGTGATCCACGGCTTCGTCAGCACGGAGGACGGGGAACCGGTCGAGGGCGCCGAGGTGACCCTGCTGACACGGGGCGGCCGTCAGCTGGACCGGGTGACGTCCCTGGCGGACGGCTCGTACATCGTCGCGGTGCCGGGCCCGGGGCCCTACCTCCTGGCGACGACTTCACCGTCGTCCGCCTCGCGTGCGCGTCAGGTGGTCGTGGGGGAGGGGCCGCTGGTGTACGACGTGGAGCTGGCGGGGGTGGCCGAGGGGGAGGTGGACGCGGTCAATTAG
- a CDS encoding TetR family transcriptional regulator has product MILETALRLFQERGYDKTTMRVIAKEAGVSVGNAYYYFAGKEHLIQGFYDRIGAEHLAAVRPVLEREKDLEARIAGVLKAWLDVAEPYHEFAAQFFKNAADPESPLSPFAPESEGPREESIAIHREVLAGSKAKVPDELRDILPELMWLSLMGLVLYWVFDRSEGRARSYRLAERGARLTTRGVSLARFRALRPLVREVHELFTDFLPGMTKVLPDPGVKGRAAE; this is encoded by the coding sequence CTGATCCTGGAGACCGCGCTGCGGCTCTTCCAGGAGCGCGGGTACGACAAGACGACGATGCGGGTCATCGCGAAGGAGGCCGGGGTCTCCGTCGGGAACGCGTACTACTACTTCGCCGGCAAGGAACACCTGATCCAGGGGTTCTACGACCGGATCGGCGCGGAGCACCTGGCGGCGGTGCGGCCCGTGCTGGAGCGGGAGAAGGATCTGGAGGCGCGGATCGCCGGGGTGCTGAAGGCCTGGCTGGACGTGGCGGAGCCGTACCACGAGTTCGCGGCGCAGTTCTTCAAGAACGCGGCCGATCCGGAGAGCCCGCTCAGCCCCTTCGCCCCCGAGTCGGAGGGGCCGCGCGAGGAGTCCATCGCCATCCACCGCGAGGTCCTCGCCGGGTCCAAGGCCAAGGTCCCGGACGAACTCCGGGACATCCTCCCCGAGTTGATGTGGCTCTCCCTGATGGGGCTCGTCCTGTACTGGGTGTTCGACCGCAGCGAGGGGCGCGCGCGCAGCTACCGGCTCGCCGAGCGCGGGGCCCGGCTGACCACCCGGGGCGTCTCGCTGGCCCGCTTCCGGGCGCTGCGACCGCTGGTCCGCGAGGTGCACGAGCTGTTCACGGACTTCCTGCCGGGGATGACGAAGGTCCTGCCGGACCCGGGGGTCAAGGGGCGCGCGGCTGAGTGA
- a CDS encoding TM2 domain-containing protein, whose product MTEQPQQPAQPPQPGYGYPGAAPGQPGANPYGAPGAGDPYGAPQGGYQQPGAGQPGYGYPQQGGYPQGGGYQGGYQAPPTPGGAYTGDPNAPYGYDPYGRPYSDKSKIVAGILSLFLGSFGVGRFYIGHVGLGIAQLLTCGGLGIWALVDGIILLTGSNTTDSNGRVLRG is encoded by the coding sequence GTGACCGAGCAGCCTCAGCAGCCCGCTCAGCCCCCGCAGCCCGGATACGGGTACCCGGGCGCCGCCCCCGGCCAGCCGGGCGCCAACCCGTACGGGGCTCCGGGGGCCGGTGACCCCTATGGTGCTCCGCAGGGCGGCTACCAGCAGCCGGGCGCGGGCCAGCCCGGCTACGGCTACCCGCAGCAGGGCGGTTACCCCCAGGGCGGCGGCTATCAGGGCGGCTACCAGGCGCCGCCCACGCCGGGCGGCGCGTACACCGGCGACCCCAACGCCCCGTACGGCTACGACCCCTACGGCCGCCCGTACTCCGACAAGTCCAAGATCGTCGCGGGCATCCTCTCGCTGTTCCTGGGCTCCTTCGGCGTCGGCCGCTTCTACATCGGCCATGTCGGCCTCGGTATCGCGCAGCTGCTCACCTGCGGTGGCCTCGGCATCTGGGCCCTGGTCGACGGCATCATCCTGCTGACCGGCAGCAACACCACGGACTCCAACGGGCGTGTCCTGCGTGGCTGA
- a CDS encoding TM2 domain-containing protein, producing the protein MTVPTPDAPFGHDPQGRPYSDKSKIVAGILQLFLGTLGIGRFYVGSVGVGVAQLLTCGGLGFWALIDGILFLTSNDRTDAQGRVLRG; encoded by the coding sequence ATGACCGTCCCCACCCCTGACGCTCCCTTCGGCCACGACCCGCAGGGGCGCCCGTACTCCGACAAGTCGAAGATCGTCGCCGGCATTCTGCAGCTCTTCCTCGGTACGCTCGGCATCGGTCGCTTCTACGTCGGTTCCGTCGGCGTGGGCGTCGCCCAGCTCCTCACCTGCGGCGGTCTGGGCTTCTGGGCCCTGATCGACGGCATCCTGTTCCTCACGAGCAACGACCGCACCGACGCCCAGGGCCGTGTCCTGCGCGGCTGA
- a CDS encoding DUF7737 domain-containing protein, whose product MLAVILVILSKAMLLAKDTEIADPTILSQL is encoded by the coding sequence ATGCTCGCTGTCATCCTCGTCATCCTCAGCAAGGCGATGCTGCTCGCCAAGGACACGGAGATCGCGGATCCGACGATCCTCAGCCAACTCTGA
- a CDS encoding DsbA family protein, giving the protein MTAGVAGVAVALGLLLGGCGQRAGLVEGQSLYASLRELPEELDDDGTTIRVGDPNAPVTLRLYEDPRCPYCEEYEQTGGGPAARERTLRRTVVTEYTLASFLDDRVGGSGSKKAVNALRAALEEGRFAEYHAVLYQNQPEEIVDGFTDAYLLELAAEVEGLRGPAFDSAVKTMKYHDFVSRSQKAYERAGSDPRGPGTPTAVINGKRVREMYSGVLYDRAAFDELLDSVEMDPEWWEEHRLMAEDMGTS; this is encoded by the coding sequence ATGACGGCCGGGGTGGCCGGGGTGGCCGTGGCGCTGGGGTTGTTGCTCGGTGGATGCGGTCAGCGGGCCGGCTTGGTGGAGGGGCAGTCCCTGTACGCCTCCCTGCGGGAGCTGCCCGAGGAACTGGACGACGACGGCACGACGATCCGCGTCGGCGACCCGAACGCGCCGGTCACCCTCCGTCTCTACGAGGACCCGCGCTGCCCCTACTGCGAGGAGTACGAGCAGACCGGCGGCGGCCCGGCCGCGCGGGAACGGACGTTGCGGCGCACCGTGGTCACCGAGTACACCCTCGCCTCCTTCCTGGACGACAGAGTGGGCGGCAGCGGCTCGAAGAAGGCCGTCAACGCCCTGCGCGCCGCGCTGGAGGAGGGCAGGTTCGCCGAGTACCACGCCGTGCTCTACCAGAACCAGCCCGAGGAGATCGTCGACGGCTTCACCGACGCGTATCTGCTCGAACTCGCCGCCGAGGTGGAGGGGCTGCGCGGGCCCGCGTTCGATTCCGCCGTCAAGACCATGAAATACCACGACTTCGTGAGCCGGTCCCAGAAAGCCTATGAGCGGGCGGGGTCCGACCCGCGCGGGCCCGGCACGCCCACCGCCGTCATCAACGGGAAGCGGGTGCGCGAGATGTACTCCGGTGTTCTCTACGACCGGGCGGCGTTCGACGAACTGCTCGACTCCGTGGAGATGGACCCCGAGTGGTGGGAGGAGCACCGGCTCATGGCGGAGGACATGGGCACGAGCTGA